A region of Vitis riparia cultivar Riparia Gloire de Montpellier isolate 1030 chromosome 1, EGFV_Vit.rip_1.0, whole genome shotgun sequence DNA encodes the following proteins:
- the LOC117918414 gene encoding NADH dehydrogenase [ubiquinone] 1 alpha subcomplex subunit 2, translated as MAWRGQLSRNLKELRILFCQTSPASSSARAFVERNYKDLKTLNPKVPILIRECNGTRPQLWARYDMGVERGIHLEGLTEEQISKAVEDLAKLGAALKG; from the exons ATGGCGTGGAGGGGGCAACTTTCTCGGAATCTCAAGGAGCTTCGGATTCTCTTTTGCCAAACATCACCTGCGAGCTCCTCCGCTAg GGCATTTGTTGAGAGGAATTACAAGGATCTAAAGACTTTGAATCCCAAAGTCCCGATCTTGATCCGTGAATGCAATGGAACCAGACCCCAACTATGGGCTAGATACG ACATGGGTGTTGAGAGGGGCATTCATCTGGAAGGCTTGACAGAGGAACAGATCTCAAAGGCGGTTGAAGACCTTGCGAAACTGGGGGCAGCCCTTAAAGGCTGA